Proteins encoded within one genomic window of Terriglobales bacterium:
- a CDS encoding DUF3309 domain-containing protein produces the protein MLGTILIVVLILMLVGAFPSWPHSRSWGYWPSGGLGLVLMILVVLLLLGRL, from the coding sequence ATGCTAGGAACCATCCTCATCGTCGTGCTGATCCTGATGCTGGTGGGAGCGTTTCCCAGCTGGCCGCACAGCCGGAGCTGGGGTTACTGGCCTAGCGGCGGCCTGGGCCTGGTTTTAATGATCCTGGTCGTACTGCTGCTTTTGGGGCGACTGTAA